One segment of Setaria viridis chromosome 4, Setaria_viridis_v4.0, whole genome shotgun sequence DNA contains the following:
- the LOC117853060 gene encoding uncharacterized protein, whose translation MAKANAAPPGPRRRSRAFPFVHRFFRLVGATATKTFRRRRRLTARSTRNRRVARPGEPNRPEEAEQPPEQAVGPARDPDAADADTTVVAGKYWAHRHSLFSLYDRGVRMDPEGWYSATPESVAALQAARAAPGDLVVDAFAGCGGNSIQFAARGCYVVAVEIDPRKVELAAHNARVYGVEDRIEFVVGDFFRLAPSLKADLVFLSPPWGGPSYIQAPVYTLDMLKPKDGYATFQAAQKIAPNVIMFLPRTVDMSQVEELSWLSCPPLDFEIEESYVHHRLKGITAYFGRTARPPSDH comes from the exons ATGGCGAAAGCAAACGCCGCGCCAccaggcccccgccgccgctctcgcgcGTTCCCGTTCGTCCACCGCTTcttccgcctcgtcggcgccaccgccacgaaaaccttccgccgccgccgccgcctcacggCGAGGTCCACCCGCAACCGCAGGGTAGCGAGACCGGGGGAGCCGAATCgcccggaggaggcggagcaacCGCCGGAGCAGGCCGTCGGGCCGGCGCGGGACCCCGatgccgccgacgccgacacgACCGTGGTGGCGGGGAAGTACTGGGCGCACCGCCACAGCCTCTTCTCCCTGTACGACCGCGGCGTGCGCATGGACCCCGAGGGCTGGTACTCCGCCACCCCGGAGTCCGTCGCGGCGTTGcaggccgcccgcgccgcgcccggcgacctcgtcgtcgacgccttcgccggctgcggcggcaaCTCCATCCAGTTCGCCGCCAG ggGTTGCTACGTGGTCGCCGTGGAGATCGACCCCCGCAAGGTGGAGCTCGCGGCGCACAACGCCAGGGTGTACGGGGTCGAGGACAGGATCGAGTTCGTCGTCGGCGACTTCTTCCGCCTCGCGCCTTCCCTCAAG GCTGATTTGGTGTTCCTTTCACCACCCTGGGGAGGACCATCATACATCCAAGCTCCAGTTTACACCCTTGATATGCTGAAGCCAAAAGACGG GTATGCAACATTCCAAGCTGCTCAGAAAATAGCTCCGAATGTCATCATGTTCCTGCCACGGACGGTCGACATGAGCCAAGTGGAGGAACTTTCCTGGTTGTCTTGCCCTCCATTAGATTTCGAG ATTGAAGAGAGCTACGTACACCACAGACTGAAAGGAATCACTGCCTACTTCGGAAGAACTGCAAGACCTCCAAGTGACCATTGA
- the LOC117854272 gene encoding 2-oxoglutarate-dependent dioxygenase 11, whose amino-acid sequence MAHAEAGGSLPVPNVQALAQTYNRSDDQIPERYIRVDEATEEVIVDHGTSSAIPIIDVNKLLDPQSSKEECAKLGSACKQWGFFQVINHGLPNEVISNFRNDMTEFFKQPLEAKKVYSMIPGNLQGYGQHFVVSENQKLDWADLFCLVLRPVDSRDMKFWPSHPPSFRNSIDRYSSEAAKLVSCLLKFLAMDMGVEPESFLEIFRGQPQRMRMTYYPPCRQADKVVGLSPHTDRMGLTLLLQANDVQGLQIRKDGKWVAVNALDGAFIINVGDTLEILSNGRYKSIEHRAMVHPTRDRISAAVFHAVCRDATVGPLPELVKNDGEARYKSMSYMEFVKGFFAAKLGGRGHVESLKNS is encoded by the exons ATGGCGCACGCGGAAGCCGGAGGATCTCTACCAGTGCCAAACGTGCAGGCACTTGCACAAACTTACAACAGATCAGATGATCAAATCCCTGAAAGATACATCAGGGTGGACGAGGCCACTGAGGAGGTTATCGTTGATCACGGTACCTCTTCTGCAATTCCAATCATCGATGTCAACAAGTTGCTGGATCCACAGTCATCCAAAGAGGAGTGTGCGAAGCTTGGATCTGCCTGTAAGCAGTGGGGCTTCTTTCAG GTCATTAACCATGGTCTACCAAATGAAGTGATCAGCAACTTCAGGAACGATATGACTGAATTCTTCAAACAACCGCTAGAAGCAAAGAAGGTGTACTCGATGATACCAGGCAATCTTCAAGGATATGGCCAGCACTTTGTTGTTTCCGAGAACCAAAAACTAGACTGGGCAGACTTGTTCTGTCTCGTGCTCCGTCCAGTAGATTCAAGGGACATGAAGTTCTGGCCAAGTCACCCTCCATCTTTTAG GAACTCCATAGATAGGTACTCTTCCGAGGCAGCAAAGCTAGTATCTTGCTTGTTGAAGTTCCTGGCCATGGACATGGGTGTTGAGCCAGAGTCTTTCCTGGAGATATTCAGAGGCCAGCCTCAAAGAATGCGGATGACCTACTACCCTCCATGCAGGCAGGCTGACAAGGTGGTAGGCCTGTCACCGCACACTGATAGAATGGGACTGACGCTACTACTCCAAGCAAATGATGTTCAAGGGCTGCAGATCCGAAAGGATGGCAAGTGGGTCGCAGTAAACGCCCTTGATGGAGCGTTCATCATCAACGTCGGAGACACACTTGAG ATTCTAAGCAATGGTAGATACAAAAGCATTGAGCACAGGGCCATGGTGCACCCAACCAGGGACCGCATCTCAGCAGCAGTGTTCCACGCAGTATGCCGAGATGCGACGGTGGGCCCTCTGCCGGAGCTAGTGAAAAACGACGGTGAGGCGCGGTATAAATCAATGAGCTACATGGAGTTTGTGAAGGGCTTCTTCGCGGCAAAACTCGGTGGGAGGGGTCACGTCGAGAGCTTGAAGAATTCATAA
- the LOC117854017 gene encoding RING-H2 finger protein ATL13 — MDAATPAPPPPPSVASGIERKLSPGVVLLIAILAMVFFIIGLLNLLVQNLLRLRRARRRRRRVGDAAAAGGVGDGSSPTAFQGQLGQLFHLHDAGVDQAFIDALPVFPYRAVAAAGRRGDDPFDCAVCLCEFADDDKLRLLPTCGHAFHVPCIDTWLLSHSTCPLCRGSILAVADAECSPGSSPSALLVLDSESHPETVARDGGDPDDRGREEAPKDAEEIVEVKLGKLRCVDGNASARDLAVDGTSGSNGNGRGSLGQRRCLSMGSYEYVMDEHAALRVAIKATPKRRAASSRSRRRHALSECDFGGSKKGAWETAVTEAAAGRCGGGAVASLNRDSFSTSKIWMVPAARREEDGRRAADSAGERRAVSFRWPAMSAVCKKHRGGGAEASWDVEAAGGCRDDAAPAPAEERPSLARAAMLWVADGSQGNHS; from the coding sequence ATGGACGCTGCTACTcctgcgcccccgccgccaccgtccgtGGCGAGCGGCATCGAGCGGAAGCTGAGCCCGGGGGTGGTGCTCCTCATCGCGATCCTCGCGATGGTCTTCTTCATCATCGGCCTGCTCAACCTGCTGGTGCAGAACctcctgcggctgcggcgggcgcgccggcgccggcgccgggtcggcgacgccgccgcggcggggggcgTCGGGGACGGCAGCAGCCCCACGGCGTTCCAGGGCCAGCTCGGGCAGCTGTTCCACCTCCACGACGCGGGGGTCGACCAGGCCTTCATCGACGCGCTCCCCGTCTTCCCAtaccgcgccgtcgccgccgccggccgccgcggggacGACCCGTTCGACTGCGCGGTCTGCCTCTGCGAGTTCGCCGACGACGACAAGCTCCGCCTGCTGCCGACGTGCGGCCACGCGTTCCACGTCCCCTGCATCGACACCTGGCTGCTCTCGCACTCCACCTGCCCGCTATGCCGCGGCAGCATCCTCGCCGTCGCGGACGCTGAGTGCTCGCCGGGGTCCAGCCCCTCGGCCTTGCTCGTGCTCGACTCCGAGAGCCATCCCGAGACCGTCGCCAGAGACGGCGGTGATCCGGATGATCGAGGCCGCGAGGAGGCGCCGAAGGATGCGGAGGAGATCGTCGAGGTGAAGCTTGGCAAACTCAGGTGCGTCGACGGCAATGCCAGTGCCAGGGACCTGGCAGTCGACGGCACTAGTGGCAGCAATGGCAATGGCAGGGGAAGTCTCGGGCAGAGGAGGTGCCTGTCCATGGGGTCCTACGAGTACGTCATGGACGAGCACGCCGCGCTCCGCGTCGCCATCAAGGCGACGCCCAAGAGAAGAGCCGCGAGCTCAaggtcgcgccgccgccacgcgctgTCGGAGTGCGACTTCGGTGGCTCCAAGAAGGGCGCGTGGGAGACGGCGGTgacggaggccgccgccgggcgctgcggcggcggcgccgtcgcgaGCCTGAACAGGGACAGCTTCTCCACGTCCAAGATCTGGATGGTGCCCGCCGCCAGGAGAGAGGAGGACGGTCGCCGGGCAGCTGATTCGGCCGGGGAGAGGCGCGCGGTGTCGTTCCGGTGGCCGGCGATGTCCGCcgtctgcaagaagcaccgtggcggcggggccgaggcgAGCTGGGACGTGGAGGCGGCAGGAGGCTGCCGCGACGATGCCGCGCCGGCTCCCGCGGAGGAGCGGCCGTCGTTGGCGAGGGCGGCGATGCTCTGGGTCGCCGACGGGAGTCAGGGAAACCATTCGTGA
- the LOC117853059 gene encoding UDP-glucuronate 4-epimerase 1 codes for MRVVEEDLLPSTPGKVKVERPGTMSRHLHRCFASTGTMFLWALFLVAMTATYLSVHSFVDTSSRYFTASWGGLHWERQIRSSASPRRPPGSAEGAGLSVLVTGAAGFVGTHCALALRRRGDGVVGIDNFNSYYDPSLKKARRALLGSHGVFVVEGDVNDGRLLAKLFDVVPFTHVLHLAAQAGVRYAMENPASYVHSNVAGLVSLLEACKDADPQPAVVWASSSSVYGLNDRVPFSEAHRTDRPASLYAATKKAGEEITHTYNHIYGLSVTGLRFFTVYGPWGRPDMAYFSFTRNILQGKPITVYRGRDHVDLARDFTYIDDIVRGCLASLDTAGRSTGTGGKKRGPAPYRIFNLGNTSPVTVPTLVAILERYLRVKAKKNVIEMPGNGDVPYTHANISLAREQLGYKPTTSLEMGLKKFVRWYLSYYGYNRGTHTFRNS; via the coding sequence ATGCgcgtggtggaggaggaccTGTTACCGTCGACGCCGGGGAAGGTGAAGGTGGAGCGGCCGGGGACGATGAGCCGGCACCTCCACCGCTGCTTCGCGTCCACGGGCACCATGTTCCTGTGGGCGCTCTTCCTCGTCGCCATGACGGCCACCTACCTCAGCGTCCACTCCTTCGTCGACACCTCGTCCCGCTACTTCACCGCGTCCTGGGGCGGCCTGCACTGGGAGCGCCAGATCcggtcgtcggcgtcgccgcggcggccgccggggtcCGCCGAGGGCGCCGGCCTGTCCGTGCTGGTGACCGGCGCCGCCGGGTTCGTGGGCACGCACTGCGCGCtggcgctccgccgccgcggcgacggcgtcgtcggCATCGACAACTTCAACTCCTACTACGACCCGTCGCTCAAGAAGGCCCGCCGCGCGCTGCTGGGCTCCCACGGCGTGTTCGTCGTGGAGGGCGACGTCAACGACGGCCGCCTCCTGGCGAAGCTCTTCGACGTCGTGCCATTCACCCACGTGCTCCACCTCGCCGCGCAGGCGGGCGTGCGCTACGCCATGGAGAACCCGGCGTCGTACGTGCACTCCAACGTCGCGGGGCTCGTCTCCCTCCTCGAGGCATGCAAGGACGCCGACCCGCAGCCGGCCGTCGTCtgggcgtcgtcgtcctccgtcTACGGCCTCAACGACCGCGTCCCCTTCTCGGAGGCGCACCGCACCGACCGGCCGGCGTCGCTCTACGCCGCCACcaagaaggccggcgaggagatCACCCACACGTACAACCACATCTACGGGCTCTCCGTCACGGGGCTCCGCTTCTTCACCGTGTACGGTCCGTGGGGACGACCCGACATGGCCTACTTCTCCTTCACCCGGAACATCCTCCAGGGGAAGCCCATCACGGTGTACCGGGGCAGGGACCACGTCGACCTCGCCAGGGACTTCACCtacatcgacgacatcgtgCGGGGGTGCCTGGCGTCTCTGGACACGGCGGGGAGGagcaccggcaccggcggcaAGAAGCGGGGGCCGGCGCCGTACAGGATTTTCAACCTCGGGAACACGTCGCCGGTGACGGTGCCCACGCTGGTGGCCATCCTGGAGAGATACCTGCGGGTGAAGGCGAAGAAGAACGTCATCGAGATGCCCGGCAATGGCGACGTGCCGTACACGCACGCCAACATCAGCCTGGCCAGGGAGCAGCTCGGGtacaagccgacgacgagcctgGAGATGGGGCTGAAGAAGTTCGTCAGGTGGTATCTCTCCTACTACGGCTACAACCGGGGAACGCATACCTTCAGGAACTCATGA
- the LOC117854016 gene encoding uncharacterized protein, whose protein sequence is MAIRYYWPMVAAAIGFRFVLVLFSGDLHLASRPEVSTPLTSLRRLAEGYWLKQASMSPYSGSMYHGSPLLLSVLGPLTSNRSGGKNAHVYCSLIFVAVDFLAAMLIQATGRILQMSRNRSLKSLDLTKAVNNSANVSAGDIASLIYLWNPWAIVTCVGSCTSPIENLMVVIMIYGACSRLAPFAAFGYVMATHLSLYPAILIVPVILLLGYGPDAPTTKVFLLKSSSSSKSDMRTSLKIQRFSWMTVLHFIFWLFIWSGYVLLLSSIILKKVDGLNEMFEKTYGFILTVKDLSPNIGVLWYFFAEVFDFFRSFFLTVFNMNIIFMVLPLAIRLKHRPCFLAFVYTAIVAMLKSYPSAGDSALYLGLLGLFANELAEMQFTFFLCFGYIGVSLLSPVMHNLWIWRGTGNANFYFATGLAYTCLQTVLVVESVGSMIKHDRKLRLLVPS, encoded by the exons atggcgaTCCGGTACTACTGGCCGATGGTTGCTGCGGCCATTGGGTTCCGCTTTGTCCTGGTCCTTTTCAGCGGAGAcctccacctcgcctcccgccctGAGGTCTCTACCCCGCTCACCTCCCTACGCCGCC TGGCAGAAGGCTATTGGCTGAAGCAAGCGTCAATGTCGCCCTACTCTG gtTCTATGTATCACGGTTCCCCTTTGCTGCTGTCTGTTCTTGGCCCATTAACTAGTAACAG ATCTGGTGGCAAGAATGCTCATGTTTATTGCAG TTTGATTTTTGTGGCTGTAGATTTTCTAGCTGCCATGCTTATTCAAGCAACTGGGCGTATACTTCAAATGTCGCGGAACAGAAGCTTGAAGTCACTTGACCTCACAAAAGCAGTAAATAATTCAG CTAATGTAAGTGCAGGAGATATTGCTTCTCTCATATATTTGTGGAACCCTTGGGCAATAGTCACTTGTGTGGGTTCATGTACATCACCAATTGAGAATTTAATGGTTGTTATAATGATCTATGGAGCCTGTTCAC GTCTGGCTCCTTTTGCTGCCTTTGGATATGTTATGGCCACACATCTCTCCCTTTATCCCGCAATTCTAATTGTACCG GTCATTCTTTTGTTAGGGTATGGTCCAGATGCTCCAACAACAAAAGTATTTCTTCTAAAAAGCTCAAGTTCCAGTAAAAGTGACATGCGAACTAGCCTGAAAATTCAACGATTCTCATGGATGACAGTACTTCACTTCATATTTTGGCTATTCATCTGGTCTGGCTACGTGTTGTTATTGAGCAGCATAATTCTGAAGAAAGTTGACGGCCTTAATGAGATGTTTGAAAA GACCTATGGTTTTATTCTTACTGTGAAGGACCTATCGCCTAATATTGGTGTTTTATG GTACTTCTTTGCTGAAGTCTTTGACTTCTTCAGAAGTTTCTTTCTTACAGTCTTCAATATGAACATTATTTTCATGGTCTTGCCATTGGCCATCCGTTTGAAGCACCGGCCGTGCTTCCTCGCGTTTGTTTACACAGCAATTGTCGCTATGTTGAAATCCTATCCCTCG GCTGGAGATTCAGCTCTGTATCTAGGTCTTCTGGGCCTATTTGCCAACGAATTAGCAG AGATGCAGTTCACCTTCTTCTTATGTTTTGGATATATCGGAGTATCCCTCCTTAGCCCTGTCATGCACAATCTGTGGATCTGGAGG GGCACTGGTAATGCAAATTTCTATTTTGCCACCGGTTTGGCTTATACTTGCCTGCAG ACTGTGTTGGTTGTAGAGAGTGTAGGTTCAATGATAAAGCACGACAGAAAGCTAAGACTACTTgtgccgagttaa